In the Drosophila gunungcola strain Sukarami unplaced genomic scaffold, Dgunungcola_SK_2 000001F, whole genome shotgun sequence genome, one interval contains:
- the LOC128262241 gene encoding cytochrome b5 produces the protein MSSALTNLLQSLRIVPLGHGKSSNQVVVVSNARERLKVEDLPEIALEEVAQHDSFDDCWVVIYDRVYDVTHFLRDHPGGDDVIMDHAGRDATIAFHGTGHSGDAIELMKDFLIGQLPIRQHIFRAGKNKVLSLGIPE, from the coding sequence ATGTCATCGGCGTTGACCAATCTTCTGCAATCGCTGAGGATTGTGCCCTTGGGCCATGGCAAATCCAGTAACCAAGTGGTGGTTGTATCGAACGCAAGGGAACGCTTGAAGGTGGAAGATCTGCCGGAAATTGCGCTGGAGGAGGTGGCCCAGCACGACAGTTTTGACGATTGCTGGGTGGTGATCTACGACAGAGTCTACGACGTCACCCACTTTCTGAGAGACCATCCTGGCGGCGATGATGTCATTATGGATCACGCAGGACGGGATGCCACCATCGCCTTCCACGGAACTGGACACTCTGGCGATGCCATCGAGCTGATGAAGGACTTCCTTATTGGTCAACTTCCCATCAGGCAGCATATATTTCGAGCTGGCAAAAACAAGGTCCTGTCCCTGGGCATACCGGAATAG
- the LOC128262239 gene encoding class E basic helix-loop-helix protein 22, translated as MDPSNLAFGFPGLPNHGHMPIPPTANMLGGQHPAPTASPPQSVPGRRTPLGSVGLGGFYAQGLGMPQQPPTDENKPGPSAPEKPLSPTAAAIAAIAISGGTTTVAVSSGSAGGSGSNGGKQKNRQGKTVRLNINARERRRMHDLNDALDELRSVIPYAHSPSVRKLSKIATLLLAKNYILMQQNALEELRRLLAYIQSTTGAAPLDLGAFPAAAKLQALLQGPHNEPPSSSS; from the exons atggATCCCTCTAACCTGGCCTTTGGTTTTCCCGGTCTACCCAACCATGGCCACATGCCGATACCCCCCACCGCCAATATGCTGGGTGGCCAGCATCCCGCCCCCACCGCCAGTCCACCGCAAAGCGTCCCCGGCCGTCGAACCCCACTGGGATCGGTGGGTCTGGGGGGTTTCTATGCCCAGGGCCTGGGCATGCCCCAGCAGCCACCAACGGATGAGAACAAGCCAGGACCCAGTGCCCCGGAGAAACCGCTGAGTCCCACTGCAGCCGCCATCGCAGCCATTGCCATTAGTGGTGGCACTACCACGGTGGCTGTTTCCAGTGGTTCAGCCGGAGGTAGTGGCTCCAATGGTGGAAAGCAGAAAAATCGCCAGGGCAAGACTGTAAGGCTGAACATAAACGCGCGGGAGCGCCGAAGGATGCACGATTTGAACGATGCCCTGGACGAGCTGAGGAGTGTGATTCCCTATGCCCACTCACCCTCTGTGCGGAAACTATCGAAAATAGCCACCTTGCTGCTGGCCAAAAACTATATTCTTATGCAGCAGAATGCTCTTGAGGAATTAAGAAG ATTACTGGCCTATATACAAAGCACCACGGGTGCCGCACCCTTGGATTTGGGTGCCTTCCCAGCGGCTGCCAAATTGCAGGCCCTTCTCCAAGGACCTCACAACGAACCGCCCTCCAGCAGCAGTTAA